A single window of Leptospira dzoumogneensis DNA harbors:
- the lpxC gene encoding UDP-3-O-acyl-N-acetylglucosamine deacetylase, which yields MNFTEHRKTLKETVRIKGIGLHSGKEVNLIGHPAPAGTGVVFEYRKGEDKASIPVELSNVVDTSNATTLGDGLHRVQTVEHLMAAVFSVGITDMILEIDSVEVPIMDGSSLPFLEAFESTGYTEFEERIEPIYVKNPMWVVDGDKYLVILPSETWKVTYTIDFPHPLLKGQNITIDLDRDILKNEILPARTFGFLKDVEALQARGLAMGGSLDNAIVLTQDGYLNESLRYENECVRHKILDLVGDLSIAGRPIIGHYLASKAGHALDVSMAKLVMSSVTGNELGKYKSRRIPLFNRKAAMV from the coding sequence ATGAATTTCACAGAACATAGAAAAACTCTTAAAGAAACAGTTAGAATTAAGGGGATCGGATTACATTCCGGTAAGGAAGTAAATCTGATCGGGCACCCTGCTCCTGCGGGAACAGGCGTAGTCTTTGAATACAGAAAGGGAGAAGATAAGGCATCCATCCCTGTAGAACTAAGTAACGTGGTAGATACGAGTAATGCTACCACCCTGGGAGACGGACTCCACAGAGTCCAGACCGTTGAGCACCTTATGGCGGCGGTATTCTCCGTAGGAATTACGGACATGATCTTGGAAATCGACTCTGTCGAAGTTCCTATTATGGACGGATCTTCCCTTCCTTTCCTAGAAGCATTCGAAAGTACGGGTTATACCGAATTCGAAGAAAGAATAGAACCCATTTATGTAAAAAATCCAATGTGGGTAGTTGATGGGGACAAATACCTTGTGATCCTTCCAAGCGAAACCTGGAAAGTGACCTACACAATCGACTTCCCTCATCCCCTCCTAAAAGGCCAGAATATCACAATCGATCTGGACCGCGACATCCTCAAAAACGAGATCTTACCAGCCAGAACCTTCGGATTCCTAAAAGATGTAGAAGCACTCCAAGCAAGAGGACTTGCTATGGGTGGTTCCTTGGACAATGCAATCGTTCTGACCCAGGACGGATACCTAAACGAGTCCCTCCGATACGAAAACGAATGTGTCCGACATAAAATTTTGGACCTGGTGGGCGATCTTTCCATCGCGGGAAGACCGATCATCGGACATTATTTGGCTTCTAAGGCGGGACATGCTCTGGATGTTTCTATGGCAAAGTTAGTCATGAGTTCCGTAACAGGAAACGAACTGGGCAAATACAAAAGCCGTCGTATCCCACTTTTCAACAGAAAAGCGGCGATGGTCTAA
- the ptsP gene encoding phosphoenolpyruvate--protein phosphotransferase has translation MNGGGKRSTYMGIVAFPGRFYGRCVKVGTKRRHLAHGAYIHESQKSEELKKLVNALESSKIELKSIISSLKTREQDRELKEILETQVTITEDPGLQDSFRNRIKEYNENAFLAVQNTINELTDKFTRMDNPFFRERSDHFQDISNRILENLLDKKEEVSFLADQSEDVILVARQLTPSQMILMDKSRIRGIATDLGGKTGHMAILARNYGIPTIVGLKEFYRNINDFEYVFLDADTGQIVRNPTIEEVKYYGASSPLSFETKVIKPKKAVTKDGVKIRLKCNLESDTDCDLAKKADVDGVGLFRSESLFLKYQDKNVSGEEQFLAYKRIAEGMDPNPVYIRTFDIGADKFSTGEFEENPFLGNRGIRYSLQNPEWFKEQLIAILRASAYGNLSILLPMVTNLGEIKKTKVILEECKRELTAQKEKFNKKIKLGVMVETPSAVSSMDVLAREVDFFSVGTNDLLQYLMAVDRNNVNVSSLYNPFHISFLRALVQIVETAWKYERPLSICGELASDTNFTILLLGIGFRELSISIPFVGPIRKILGSVSLKQANFLLKKILELSENEDYEAIEAFLFSKHLE, from the coding sequence ATGAATGGCGGCGGGAAAAGAAGTACATATATGGGGATAGTCGCTTTTCCCGGCAGATTTTACGGTCGTTGCGTAAAAGTCGGGACAAAAAGAAGGCATCTCGCTCACGGCGCTTATATCCACGAAAGCCAAAAATCGGAAGAGCTTAAAAAACTAGTCAATGCTCTCGAGTCTTCCAAAATAGAATTAAAATCGATCATCTCCAGTCTCAAAACAAGAGAACAAGACAGAGAGCTAAAAGAAATTTTAGAGACCCAGGTCACAATCACAGAAGACCCAGGACTGCAAGATTCATTCAGGAATCGGATCAAAGAATATAACGAAAACGCATTTTTAGCCGTCCAGAACACGATCAATGAACTCACTGACAAGTTCACTCGTATGGACAATCCATTCTTCCGAGAAAGATCGGACCATTTCCAAGACATCTCCAATCGTATCCTAGAAAACCTATTGGATAAAAAGGAAGAAGTCTCCTTTTTAGCGGATCAATCCGAGGACGTGATCCTAGTCGCAAGGCAATTGACTCCTTCTCAGATGATACTCATGGACAAGAGTAGAATTCGAGGGATCGCAACAGACCTGGGGGGAAAAACGGGCCATATGGCAATCCTTGCCAGGAATTATGGGATCCCCACTATAGTAGGTCTAAAAGAATTTTATAGAAATATTAACGATTTTGAATATGTTTTCTTGGATGCGGACACAGGCCAGATCGTAAGGAACCCGACGATAGAAGAAGTGAAATATTACGGTGCTTCTTCTCCATTAAGTTTTGAGACCAAGGTAATAAAACCCAAGAAGGCAGTCACAAAAGACGGAGTTAAGATCAGGTTAAAATGTAATTTGGAATCCGATACTGACTGCGATCTTGCTAAAAAAGCGGATGTGGACGGAGTCGGTCTTTTTAGATCTGAGTCATTATTCTTAAAATACCAGGACAAAAACGTTTCCGGAGAAGAACAATTTTTAGCCTATAAAAGGATCGCTGAAGGAATGGATCCGAATCCTGTATATATACGCACCTTTGATATAGGTGCCGATAAATTTTCCACCGGAGAATTTGAGGAGAATCCATTCTTAGGAAATCGAGGAATTAGATACAGCCTCCAGAACCCGGAATGGTTCAAGGAACAATTGATCGCAATCCTGAGAGCTTCCGCCTACGGAAATTTAAGCATTCTACTCCCGATGGTTACAAACCTAGGAGAGATCAAAAAAACGAAAGTAATATTAGAAGAATGTAAAAGAGAACTTACTGCCCAAAAGGAAAAGTTCAATAAAAAGATCAAACTAGGAGTGATGGTAGAAACTCCTTCCGCTGTATCCTCTATGGATGTTCTCGCAAGAGAAGTGGATTTTTTCTCAGTAGGAACAAATGATCTATTACAATATCTAATGGCAGTGGATCGGAATAATGTGAATGTTTCCTCCTTATACAATCCATTCCATATCTCTTTTTTAAGAGCTTTGGTCCAAATAGTAGAAACGGCTTGGAAATACGAAAGGCCATTAAGTATCTGCGGCGAACTTGCTTCCGATACGAATTTTACGATCCTACTCTTGGGGATAGGATTCAGAGAACTTTCTATTTCCATTCCGTTCGTAGGACCGATCCGTAAAATTTTAGGATCAGTCAGTTTGAAACAAGCGAACTTTCTTTTGAAAAAGATCTTAGAACTTTCCGAAAATGAGGATTACGAAGCGATCGAGGCTTTCTTATTCAGCAAACACTTGGAGTAA